The DNA sequence CGCTGCCGACGCTGGCCTTCCTCGACGGCACCACGCCGGGCGAGCAGGCCATGGACGAGCTGCTGGACGTGATGCTGGGCGAGGGCGTGGTGGCGGTGAACATCATCCCCGACCGCAACTGGAACATCAAGGACCCGGAAACCCGCAGGGACAAGGTCGCGCGCTTCCATGAGTTCACGGCGAAGGCGCAGGCGCGGAACCTGCCGGTTTTCGTGGGCACGGAGATGAACGCCCACGGCCAGCGTTTTGTGGACGATTTTGACGCGCCCGAGATGCGCCCGCTGTACCCGGTCTTTCAGGAAGGCGCGCTGCTGCTCCACGCCCACACCCTGCTCCAGGCCCACGCGGGCATGGGCTACCTCAGCGGCTGGGCGAAGCACCATTTCCCCGACACGGGGAAACGCAACCGGTTCTATGCGGATTTGGGCCGCACGGCGGCGCCCGGCCGCCCGGCGCCTGCGGGGGTGACCCCGGAGTCCGGACCGGACGAGGTGGCGCGCGCGTACTCCTGAGCGGAAATTCGGGCGTTTCTGTGGTAACATGATTCCGGAGCGGACGGGCGGGCACCGGCGGGGTGCGCCCCGTCCGGGCGGGAAGACAACACGGGAAGGAGCGCCGAACCATGCGCACTTTTTTGACCGGTGTCATCGTGTTTGTGGTTTTGGGTGCGGTCACGGCCTGCAACGTGGCGCCGCCGCCCCCGCCGCCCCCGCCTGCGGAGGGGCCCCAGACCAAGGAGGAGGTGCTGGCGCTGGTGCGGCCCATGATCTCCCCAATCCGCACGGCCCTCGCGCCCGGCGCCTATCTTTCCGAAACGGACCGCGCGGTGGTCATGGGCAACCTGCGCGGAGCGGTGGCGCAGTACGGCGGCACGGAGTTTGGCCGGGCGGCCCTGCGCGAGGTGGGCTATGAAATCGCCGAACTGGGCCGCGAGGCGGGCAAGGCCGAGCGCTGGCGGCTTGCCCTGTTCTGCGTGGACGTTTTCGACCTGCTCTCGATGGAGAGCGCCCTGCTCAAGCGGATTGGCGAGCGCGCCCAGCACATGATGGACCAGCCCACGGTCCGCGTCCGGGGTTTCCTGGAGGACGGCGCCAACAAGGACCTCTATGTGTTCATGGACCTGGTCAACCGCAGGACCGGCGAGGTGGAGAAGGTGCGGGCCCGCGAGGGCGAGGAGTTCGGCGGCCTGCGCCTGATCAAGGTGCTCGGCCGCAACCAGAAGGTCCGGGTTGAATACCTCCGGATACCCGGACTGATCTTCGACGTGGACTTTGAGCCCAACAACCCGTAGGCCGGAAATGCCGTTTTCCGCCGAGGGCTGGCCGGTCACCCCCGCCGGGTTGCGCCGTCTCATGCGGGACTTTGGGCGCGCCTGGGGGGTGCGCGTGTACGCCGTGCTTCCCGGCGGCGGCCTGGCGCTGGGAAAGCCCCCCTGCAAAACCCCCGAGTGTGACGCGTGCCGCGCGGCGCGCCGTCTGGCCGTGAATGAGGCCCTCCGCTGGGGGGAGCCCTCCGTGGAGTTCTGCCCAAGCCGCCGCCTGCTCTGGGCCGTGCCGGTCATGCGCAACCAGGAGCTGCTGGGCGGCATTGTCTGCGAGGCGGTGGAGGGGCGGGTGTTTCCCGCCGACCCCGCCACGCCCCCGCTCGACGTGCGCGGCGCGTGCGCCGCGCTGCTGCGGATGGCGGAGGCGCGCAACCTCGCCAACGCCGCCCTGAACCGCACCGTGGTGGCGATTCATTTCCACGCGGGGCGGCGGCTGGACGTGCTGAAAAGCTTCTGCCTGGAGCTGGGCGTGACCCTGTCCCGCACCGCCGTCGAGGCGGGGGGCAATCCGGCGCCGCTGCTGGGCGAGCAGTTCGAGCACATGACCGCCCTTGCCGCCATGGACTCCGAGGAGGAGCTGCTCGCCTGGCTGGGGGCGCTGCTCAGCCGCGTGCTGGACAGCCTGGCGGCGCTGGGGGCGCCCGGCCCGCACGCCGCCTGCCAGCGCGCCCTGGCGCACATGCGCCGGCATTTTTCCGGACCGCTCACGCGCGGGGACGCCGCGCGCGCCGCGGGCGTGTCCGTCTCCCACCTGTCCAGGCTCTTCCGGCGCCATGCGGGCTGCGGCTTTGCGGAAATGCTGATTCGCATGCGCGTGAACAAGGCGCGGGAACTGCTGGCGCGGACGGACAAGGAATTGTGCCTGGTGGCGCTGGAATGCGGGTTCGCGGACCAGAGCCACTTTCAGAACGTGTTCCGGCGCGCCACCGGCGAGACCCCGGGCCGCTACCGCGCCGCGCGGCGCGGGGTGGGCACAAATTTACAATCCAGTGGCCGTTAATTTCAGGAAAACAGCCG is a window from the Candidatus Hydrogenedentota bacterium genome containing:
- a CDS encoding helix-turn-helix domain-containing protein; translated protein: MPFSAEGWPVTPAGLRRLMRDFGRAWGVRVYAVLPGGGLALGKPPCKTPECDACRAARRLAVNEALRWGEPSVEFCPSRRLLWAVPVMRNQELLGGIVCEAVEGRVFPADPATPPLDVRGACAALLRMAEARNLANAALNRTVVAIHFHAGRRLDVLKSFCLELGVTLSRTAVEAGGNPAPLLGEQFEHMTALAAMDSEEELLAWLGALLSRVLDSLAALGAPGPHAACQRALAHMRRHFSGPLTRGDAARAAGVSVSHLSRLFRRHAGCGFAEMLIRMRVNKARELLARTDKELCLVALECGFADQSHFQNVFRRATGETPGRYRAARRGVGTNLQSSGR